A genomic segment from Amphiura filiformis chromosome 10, Afil_fr2py, whole genome shotgun sequence encodes:
- the LOC140161753 gene encoding uncharacterized protein has product MNSKSLAEDLKDIVLTEDEILNSHDVVALFTSTPIDLTLHVLREKLNEDKDLKNRTLLNINDIVELTKFCLATVAYFSYSGDIYRQRFGMAMGSPLSPLACNIFMEWLEQKAISTAPVACRPRLWKRYVDDVLEIVRKGKVDNLTEHLNSIDPTNSVKFTYEQEQEGSIPFLDTLITRKPDGSVKLCIYRKKTHTDQYLQFSSTTLYIKSWVLLERC; this is encoded by the coding sequence ATGAATTCAAAAAGTCTTGCGGAAGACCTAAAAGACATTGTGCTTACAGAAGATGAGATCCTCAATTCACATGATGTGGTGGCGCTGTTTACTAGTACCCCCATCGATCTCACTCTTCATGTTCTTCGTGAAAAACTAAACGAAGACAAAGAcctcaaaaacagaacactcctcAATATCAATGACATCGTCGAACTTACCAAATTTTGTCTTGCCACGGTTGCCTACTTTAGCTACTCCGGTGATATTTACCGCCAACGGTTCGGCATGGCGATGGGTAGCCCTCTCAGCCCCCTTGCTTGTAATATATTTATGGAGTGGCTGGAACAGAAAGCTATTTCCACAGCCCCAGTAGCCTGCCGCCCGCGTCTCTGGAAAAGATACGTAGATGACGTGTTGGAAATAGTACGCAAAGGAAAAGTAGACAACCTTACAGAACACTTAAATTCCATCGACCCTACCAACAGTGTCAAGTTTACTTACGAGCAAGAACAAGAAGGTTCGATTCCTTTCCTCGACACCTTAATTACTAGAAAGCCGGATGGATCAGTGAAACTCTGTATTTACCGCAAGAAAAcgcacactgaccaatatcttcAGTTCTCCTCCACCACCCTTTACATCAAAAGCTGGGTGTTGTTAGAACGCTGCTAG